A window of the Mesorhizobium opportunistum WSM2075 genome harbors these coding sequences:
- a CDS encoding acetolactate synthase 3 large subunit, which produces MTGAEMVVQALKDNGVKHVFGYPGGAVLPIYDEIFQQDEVEHILVRHEQGAGHAAEGYARSTGKAGVMLVTSGPGATNAVTPLQDALMDSIPLVCLTGQVPTSLIGSDAFQECDTVGITRPCTKHNWLVKDVNELAATIHEAFHVATTGRPGPVVVDIPKDVQFAKGFYVPPQIAPRTSYQPKVQGDLEKIKAAVELMATAKKPIIYSGGGVINSGPEASHLLRELVDLTGFPITSTLMGLGAYPASGKNWLGMLGMHGTYEANMAMHDCDVMICIGARFDDRITGRLTAFSPNSRKIHIDIDPSSINKNVHTEVPIIGDVGRVLEDMVRLWRATAKADKKALYPWWEQIAKWRGRDSLAYKMNHEVIMPQYAIQRLYELTKDMDTYITTEVGQHQMWAAQHYHFEKPNRWMTSGGLGTMGYGLPAALGVQIAHPDALVVDIAGDASVQMTMQEMSAAVQHDAPIKIFILNNQYMGMVRQWQQLLHGNRLSHSYTEAMPDFVKLAEAYGGHGIRCEKPDELDDAIKEMISVRKPVLFDCRVATLANCFPMIPSGKAHNEMLLPDEATDEAVANAIDAKGRELV; this is translated from the coding sequence GGCACGAGCAGGGTGCGGGCCACGCGGCCGAAGGCTATGCGCGCTCGACCGGCAAGGCCGGCGTCATGCTGGTGACCTCCGGCCCCGGCGCCACCAATGCGGTGACGCCGCTGCAGGACGCTTTGATGGATTCGATCCCGCTGGTCTGCCTGACCGGGCAGGTGCCGACGTCGCTCATCGGCTCCGACGCGTTCCAGGAATGCGATACGGTCGGCATCACGCGCCCCTGCACCAAGCACAACTGGCTGGTGAAGGACGTCAACGAACTCGCGGCGACCATCCACGAGGCCTTCCATGTCGCCACGACCGGCCGTCCCGGCCCGGTGGTCGTCGACATTCCGAAGGACGTGCAGTTCGCCAAGGGATTTTATGTCCCGCCGCAGATCGCGCCCCGCACCAGCTACCAGCCCAAGGTCCAGGGCGATCTGGAGAAGATCAAGGCGGCGGTCGAGCTGATGGCGACCGCGAAGAAGCCGATCATCTACTCGGGCGGCGGCGTCATCAATTCCGGCCCGGAGGCGAGCCATCTCTTGCGCGAACTGGTCGATCTCACCGGCTTCCCGATCACCTCGACGCTGATGGGGCTCGGCGCCTATCCGGCGTCGGGCAAGAACTGGCTGGGGATGCTCGGCATGCACGGCACCTACGAAGCCAACATGGCGATGCATGACTGCGACGTGATGATCTGCATCGGCGCGCGCTTCGACGACCGGATCACCGGCCGGCTGACAGCGTTCTCGCCGAACTCGCGCAAGATCCACATCGACATCGACCCGTCGTCCATCAACAAGAACGTGCACACCGAAGTGCCTATCATCGGCGATGTCGGCCGGGTGCTGGAGGACATGGTGCGGCTGTGGCGGGCGACCGCCAAGGCCGACAAGAAGGCGCTCTATCCCTGGTGGGAGCAGATCGCCAAATGGCGCGGTCGCGATTCACTCGCCTACAAGATGAACCATGAGGTCATCATGCCGCAATACGCCATCCAGCGGCTCTACGAACTGACCAAGGACATGGACACCTACATCACCACCGAGGTCGGCCAGCACCAGATGTGGGCAGCGCAGCATTATCATTTCGAGAAGCCGAACCGCTGGATGACGTCGGGTGGGCTGGGCACGATGGGCTACGGCCTGCCGGCAGCACTCGGCGTGCAGATCGCGCATCCCGATGCGCTGGTCGTCGACATCGCCGGCGACGCCTCGGTGCAGATGACGATGCAGGAGATGAGCGCGGCGGTGCAGCACGATGCTCCGATCAAGATCTTCATCCTCAACAACCAGTACATGGGCATGGTGCGCCAGTGGCAGCAGCTGCTGCACGGCAACCGGCTGTCGCATTCCTACACCGAGGCGATGCCGGACTTCGTCAAGCTGGCGGAAGCCTATGGCGGCCACGGCATCCGCTGCGAAAAGCCCGACGAGCTGGACGACGCGATCAAGGAGATGATTTCGGTCAGGAAGCCGGTGCTGTTCGACTGCCGCGTGGCGACGCTCGCCAACTGCTTCCCGATGATCCCGTCGGGCAAGGCGCACAACGAGATGCTGCTGCCGGACGAGGCGACGGACGAGGCCGTGGCCAACGCCATCGACGCCAAGGGCAGGGAACTGGTCTAA
- the ilvN gene encoding acetolactate synthase small subunit → MNAQHLQPTGSAYFIAKETERPENHTLSVLVDNEPGVLARVIGLFSGRGYNIESLTVSETEHEKHLSRITIVTRGTPHVLEQIKHQLERIVPVHRVVDLTVRSHEFGQERPLERELALVKVAGTGEARVEALRLADAFRASVIDANTEHFIFEITGKGSKLDQFIAIMKPLGLVEICRTGVAAMNRGPQGM, encoded by the coding sequence ATGAACGCACAGCATCTTCAACCGACCGGCTCCGCCTACTTCATCGCCAAGGAGACGGAAAGGCCGGAAAACCACACGCTTTCCGTGCTGGTCGACAACGAGCCGGGCGTGCTTGCCCGGGTCATCGGGCTGTTTTCCGGGCGCGGCTACAACATCGAGAGCCTGACCGTCTCCGAGACCGAACATGAAAAGCACCTGTCGCGGATCACCATCGTGACCCGCGGCACGCCGCATGTGCTGGAGCAGATCAAGCATCAACTCGAGCGCATCGTTCCGGTGCACCGGGTCGTCGACTTGACCGTGCGTTCGCACGAGTTCGGCCAGGAGCGGCCGCTGGAGCGGGAACTTGCGCTGGTCAAGGTCGCCGGCACCGGCGAGGCCCGCGTCGAGGCGTTGCGGCTGGCCGACGCTTTCCGCGCCTCGGTCATCGACGCCAACACCGAGCATTTCATCTTCGAGATCACCGGCAAGGGTTCCAAGCTCGACCAGTTCATCGCCATCATGAAGCCGCTCGGCCTCGTCGAGATCTGCCGCACCGGCGTGGCGGCGATGAACCGCGGCCCGCAGGGTATGTAA
- a CDS encoding LysE family translocator → MTLDAFLALLVYAFVTSITPGPNNLMLLASGVNFGLVRSVPHMLGISIGFLVLLLAVGLGLGAVLTAFPALHTALKIAGAAYLLYLAWKIAMSRSFAGKGEASGRPMRFIDAAAFQWVNPKAWVMAITAMAVYSNPEHPFLSVALISVAFTIVNLPSVSVWAGFGTALRGFLSDPVRLKWFNIGMGVLLAATLWPMLK, encoded by the coding sequence ATGACCCTCGACGCATTCCTCGCACTTTTGGTCTACGCCTTCGTGACCTCGATCACGCCGGGGCCGAACAATCTGATGCTGCTGGCTTCAGGTGTGAATTTCGGCCTGGTCAGGAGCGTGCCGCATATGCTTGGCATCAGCATCGGTTTCCTGGTGCTGCTGCTTGCCGTCGGCCTTGGCCTTGGTGCCGTGCTGACGGCGTTTCCGGCGCTGCATACGGCGTTGAAGATCGCCGGCGCCGCCTATCTGCTCTACCTCGCCTGGAAGATCGCCATGTCGCGCTCGTTCGCAGGCAAGGGCGAGGCAAGCGGGCGACCGATGCGCTTCATCGATGCGGCGGCGTTCCAGTGGGTCAATCCCAAGGCCTGGGTGATGGCGATCACCGCCATGGCCGTCTACAGCAATCCGGAGCACCCTTTCCTGTCGGTGGCGCTGATCTCGGTGGCCTTCACCATCGTCAACCTGCCGAGCGTCTCGGTATGGGCGGGATTCGGCACGGCGCTGCGCGGTTTCCTGTCGGATCCGGTACGGCTGAAATGGTTCAACATCGGCATGGGCGTGCTGCTGGCGGCGACGCTTTGGCCGATGTTGAAATAG